Part of the Candidatus Caldatribacterium sp. genome, TTCACGGTATGGTAGAGTCTTCGAACAATGCTCCGAGCCATCATTTCCTTCCCTTCGTAGAGACCGGTTATGGAATCGATAACCACGTGCTGCACTTTTTCCCGCTGCACAACCCGTTCGATAAGGGCAGAAAGAGCAAGAACATCCTCCCGTAACTCAAAATGCTTCGCTGCATCGACAAGGAGAATGTTCTCTGTGGCTTTCTCCCAGGGGATATCAAGAACCCTTGCTCGCTCGCGAACGCTCTGGACAAGGAAAGGTCCCGGCAGCTCCACGGTGACGAAGAGAACCTTTTCCCCTCTTTTTGCTTGAGTAAGCGCAAACTGCTCGGCTATAAGGGATTTGCCGGTATCCGGAACCCCGGTAAGGTGAATTACCGCAAAACGAGGGAAGCCAGGGAGAGGAATCCTCTTGGGCTTATCCTTCTCGAAGGCCAGGCGGAAGAAAAGTGAGTCAAGGCCGGGAACTCCTGTGGGAACTCCTTCAAGGGGAGGAGCTTCCTTTGCGAGCTCGGAAAGAGAGTACAAACCTTCGGCAGCAGCTTCTCTCTTGGCTTTCATGGCGCATATCCTAATCTCGATTTTACTCAGATTCTACCTAAATGAGTCCTCAAAAAACAAGAGGCCTTGAGGGGATTTTTCATAGTGTCTCGTTTATTGTGTCCGGCCAGCATTGTAGCTCCCCGTCTCGATTTCCGCAAATCCCCTGAGCTTTCGCGCTCCCCAGGCCTCGTCCAGATAACTCAAAACCAGGTACAAAAGCTTT contains:
- a CDS encoding KaiC domain-containing protein, yielding MKAKREAAAEGLYSLSELAKEAPPLEGVPTGVPGLDSLFFRLAFEKDKPKRIPLPGFPRFAVIHLTGVPDTGKSLIAEQFALTQAKRGEKVLFVTVELPGPFLVQSVRERARVLDIPWEKATENILLVDAAKHFELREDVLALSALIERVVQREKVQHVVIDSITGLYEGKEMMARSIVRRLYHTVKSLYQTALFVSQKRSSHEETSAEAAGGYAVPHIVDCTIVLSKFVVATKQASTLYGRPVGDVVRTLRIDGCRVCGHDTRTYLAEITEEGVFSLKGPLFQEGRGEA